Proteins from one Flavobacterium sp. N2038 genomic window:
- a CDS encoding glucose-1-phosphate adenylyltransferase, with protein MKFKKKNVVAIILGGGQGSRLFPLTETRSKPAVPIGGKYRLVDIPISNCINSDIFKIFVLTQFNSASLNAHIKNTFNFSIFSQSFVDILAAEQTPDNPTWFQGTADAVRQCMSHFLKHDFDHALILSGDQLYQMDFNEMLEAHIAADAAISIATLPVNAKDAPEFGILKTNHESCIEAFIEKPDASLLPQWESEVSEQMQEKGKKYLASMGIYIFNKELLVELMANPDTKDFGKEIIPQAVGKHKILSYQYEGYWTDIGNIESFFEANIGLTDDIPEFNLFDNDNKIFTRPRLLPPSKFRNSIINQSLISEGCIINAKEIKSSVIGIRSRIGTGTVLENCYVMGNDFYQDLDELNHEASINKIHVGIGENCFIKNVLVDKNVRIGNNVHINGGKHLDNFTNELYSIKDGIVVIKKGVILSDNFRIE; from the coding sequence ATGAAGTTTAAAAAGAAAAATGTAGTTGCCATTATTTTAGGAGGTGGGCAAGGATCTCGCTTGTTCCCATTAACAGAAACAAGATCTAAACCAGCTGTTCCAATTGGAGGTAAATATCGTTTGGTTGATATTCCAATTTCAAATTGCATCAATTCTGATATTTTTAAAATATTTGTTTTGACACAATTTAATTCTGCATCTCTTAATGCTCATATTAAAAACACGTTTAACTTTAGCATTTTTAGTCAGTCATTTGTTGATATTTTAGCAGCTGAACAAACCCCGGATAATCCAACCTGGTTTCAGGGAACTGCAGATGCTGTTAGACAATGTATGTCTCATTTTTTAAAACATGATTTTGACCATGCTTTAATTCTTTCTGGAGATCAGTTGTATCAAATGGATTTTAACGAAATGTTAGAAGCTCATATTGCTGCAGATGCTGCAATTTCTATTGCAACTTTACCTGTAAATGCTAAAGATGCTCCGGAATTTGGAATTTTAAAAACCAATCATGAAAGCTGCATTGAAGCTTTTATTGAAAAGCCGGATGCTTCACTTTTGCCACAATGGGAATCTGAGGTAAGTGAGCAAATGCAGGAAAAAGGCAAAAAATATTTGGCTTCAATGGGCATCTATATTTTTAATAAAGAATTGCTAGTAGAATTAATGGCAAATCCGGATACTAAAGATTTTGGAAAAGAAATTATTCCGCAAGCCGTTGGGAAACATAAAATTTTGAGTTATCAATATGAAGGATATTGGACTGATATTGGAAATATTGAATCATTCTTTGAAGCAAATATCGGTTTAACTGATGATATTCCTGAATTTAATTTGTTTGATAATGATAATAAGATTTTTACAAGACCAAGATTACTTCCACCATCAAAATTTAGAAATTCCATTATCAATCAATCCTTAATTTCAGAGGGCTGTATTATCAATGCTAAAGAAATTAAAAGTTCGGTAATTGGTATACGTTCCAGAATTGGTACAGGAACAGTTCTTGAAAATTGCTACGTAATGGGGAATGATTTCTATCAGGATTTAGATGAACTTAATCATGAAGCAAGCATTAATAAAATTCATGTTGGAATAGGGGAAAACTGCTTTATTAAAAATGTTTTAGTAGATAAGAATGTGCGAATCGGAAATAATGTACATATAAACGGAGGCAAGCATTTAGATAATTTTACTAATGAATTGTATAGCATTAAAGATGGAATTGTTGTGATTAAGAAAGGAGTTATTCTGTCGGATAATTTTAGAATAGAATAA
- the glgB gene encoding 1,4-alpha-glucan branching protein GlgB yields MTKVITYSLFTDFDIDLFKAGKHFKLYEKLGAHLVEVNGVKGVYFAVWAPTANSVSVVGDFNYWVQGEHQLQVRWDSSGIWEGFIPDISKGSLYKYKIESNIDGVVTEKADPFALYCEKPPNTASIVWDLGYNWKDSNWMESRNENNALNKPYSVYEVHLGSWKRGENNRFLTYLELADDLVAYVKETGFTHVEFMPVMEYPYDPSWGYQLTGYFAPTSRFGKPQDFMVLVDKLHQAGIGVILDWVPSHFPDDAHGLGFFDGSHLYEHPDRRKGYHPDWKSLVFNYGRNEVRAFLISNAVFWLQNYHADLLRVDAVASMLYLDYSRNEGEWEPNIYGGRENLETISFLKEFNEVIYANFNGVQTIAEESTSFPMVSRPTFTGGLGFGMKWMMGWMHDTLKYFEKETVYRKYHQNDLTFSMTYAFTENFMLPFSHDEVVYGKKSIANKMPGDEWQKFANLRLLYSYMFTHPGTKLLFMGSEFGQSDEWNFEKSLDWHLLQYDYHSGVKKVITDLNQLYKTYPALYERQFTGDGFEWINYSDHQNAVISYIRKGDNSDENVIVVCNFTQIVRENYRIGISQKGKLREIFNSDAEIYGGSGVGNSESLKVESSPYDGRDYSVELILPPLSVTVYSFE; encoded by the coding sequence ATGACAAAAGTAATTACATATTCTTTATTTACCGATTTTGATATTGATTTATTCAAGGCAGGAAAACATTTCAAATTGTATGAAAAGTTAGGAGCACATTTAGTTGAAGTAAATGGAGTTAAGGGAGTTTATTTTGCTGTTTGGGCTCCCACAGCAAATTCAGTTTCTGTGGTTGGTGATTTTAATTATTGGGTGCAAGGTGAACATCAGCTTCAGGTTCGCTGGGATTCTTCAGGGATTTGGGAAGGATTTATTCCTGATATTTCGAAAGGATCACTTTATAAGTATAAAATTGAGTCGAATATAGATGGAGTTGTAACCGAGAAAGCCGATCCATTTGCTTTATACTGTGAAAAACCACCAAATACAGCATCGATTGTCTGGGATTTAGGTTACAATTGGAAAGATAGTAATTGGATGGAATCCAGAAATGAAAATAATGCTTTAAATAAACCTTATTCGGTTTATGAAGTACATTTAGGTTCTTGGAAACGTGGTGAAAATAATCGATTCTTAACTTATTTAGAATTGGCAGATGATCTGGTTGCTTATGTTAAAGAAACTGGTTTTACACATGTTGAGTTTATGCCTGTTATGGAGTATCCATATGACCCTTCATGGGGATATCAGCTGACAGGTTATTTTGCACCAACATCACGTTTTGGCAAACCACAGGATTTTATGGTTTTGGTTGATAAACTACATCAGGCTGGTATTGGTGTTATTCTGGATTGGGTTCCTTCACATTTTCCTGATGATGCACATGGCTTAGGTTTCTTTGATGGTTCGCATTTATATGAACATCCTGATCGTAGAAAAGGGTATCATCCCGATTGGAAAAGTTTAGTTTTTAATTATGGACGTAACGAAGTTCGAGCTTTTTTAATTAGTAATGCGGTTTTTTGGCTTCAGAATTATCATGCTGACTTACTAAGAGTTGATGCTGTTGCGTCAATGCTATATCTTGATTATTCCAGAAATGAAGGTGAATGGGAACCTAATATTTATGGAGGAAGAGAGAATTTGGAAACCATTAGTTTTCTTAAAGAATTTAATGAGGTAATCTATGCTAATTTTAATGGAGTTCAAACTATTGCAGAAGAGAGCACTTCTTTTCCGATGGTTTCAAGACCAACATTTACAGGAGGTTTAGGTTTTGGAATGAAATGGATGATGGGCTGGATGCACGATACTTTAAAATATTTTGAAAAAGAAACTGTGTATCGAAAATACCATCAAAATGATTTGACATTTTCAATGACTTATGCCTTTACGGAAAATTTTATGCTTCCGTTTTCGCATGACGAAGTGGTGTACGGAAAAAAATCTATTGCGAATAAAATGCCTGGTGATGAATGGCAGAAATTTGCCAATTTAAGATTACTTTACAGTTATATGTTCACACATCCGGGAACAAAATTGTTGTTTATGGGGTCTGAGTTTGGGCAAAGTGACGAATGGAATTTTGAGAAAAGTTTAGACTGGCATTTACTTCAATATGATTATCACTCGGGAGTTAAAAAAGTAATTACAGACTTGAATCAGTTATACAAAACTTATCCGGCATTATATGAAAGACAATTTACCGGTGACGGTTTTGAATGGATTAATTATTCAGATCATCAAAATGCTGTTATTTCGTATATCCGAAAAGGAGATAATTCAGATGAAAATGTAATTGTGGTTTGTAATTTTACTCAGATAGTGCGGGAGAATTACAGAATTGGCATTTCTCAAAAAGGAAAATTAAGAGAAATTTTTAATAGCGATGCAGAAATTTATGGAGGAAGTGGAGTTGGGAATTCAGAATCCTTAAAAGTTGAATCTTCTCCTTATGATGGAAGGGATTATTCTGTTGAATTAATTTTGCCTCCTTTAAGTGTTACAGTTTATTCTTTTGAGTAG
- a CDS encoding glycoside hydrolase family 31 protein, which produces MITNTSLEHKGNLFPSKIVSYEHEGDSVSFYTDNNVILKVTVLRDSLIRFRFTTKGYFSNDFSYAIDKTQLHGYNFLQVNEDENYFEIRTSKVVCKIKKADVRLSIYDLNDCLILQDELGFHWEESYEYGGNIVKMSKSSKDGECFYGLGDKATQMNLKGKRVENFATDQYAYQKDQEPLYKVVPFYIGLHNQKSYGVFFDNTFRTFFDFCQERRNVTSFWAEGGEMNYYFIYGPQMQDVVTTYTDLTGKPELPPLWVLGYHQCKWSYYPESKVKEVTSKFRELKIPCDAIYLDIDYMEGFRCFTWNKEYFPDPKKMVSELAEDGFKTIVIIDPGIKIDKDYWVYKEALEKGYFCKRADGPYMKGKVWPGECNFPDYTNPVVREWWAGLFKELISDIGVKGVWNDMNEPAVMEVPNKTFPMDVRHVYDGNPCSHRKAHNIYGTQMARATYHGVKRFAYPKRPFVITRSAYSGAQRYTSSWTGDNVATWEHLWIANIQVQRMSISGMGFTGSDIGGFAEQPTGELYARWIQLGVFHPFCRTHSSGDHGNQEPWAFDEEVINITRKFVNLRYQLLPYLYTMFWQYIEEGVPMLKPLVYYDQEDTQTHYRNDEFIFGNQILVCPILEPNAVGRRMYIPRGEWYNFWTNELFIGGREIWIDTKFDEIPVFIKAGAIIPKYPVQQYVGELEFDELTLDVYFKNGKEKSVVYEDAQDGYDYKKGRYSFLSFRTIGKEKELIIQLHKEGKYDTPYSKYKINLIGLPFKVTEIEIDNEKVEFDIISFEQNNFLIIDKEFNELHIVGE; this is translated from the coding sequence ATGATTACAAATACATCATTAGAACATAAAGGTAATTTATTTCCGTCAAAAATAGTTTCATATGAGCATGAAGGTGATTCTGTTTCTTTTTACACGGACAATAATGTAATTTTAAAAGTTACGGTTCTTAGAGACAGTTTAATTCGTTTTCGTTTTACCACAAAAGGTTATTTTAGTAATGATTTTTCGTATGCAATTGATAAAACACAGCTGCATGGTTATAATTTTTTACAAGTTAACGAAGACGAAAATTATTTTGAAATCAGAACGAGTAAAGTGGTTTGCAAAATTAAAAAAGCAGATGTCCGTTTGTCTATTTATGACTTAAATGATTGTCTGATTCTTCAGGATGAACTTGGATTTCATTGGGAAGAAAGTTATGAATATGGTGGAAATATTGTAAAAATGAGCAAATCGTCAAAGGACGGGGAATGTTTTTACGGTCTTGGTGACAAAGCCACTCAAATGAACTTAAAAGGCAAAAGAGTAGAAAATTTTGCTACTGATCAATATGCTTATCAAAAAGATCAGGAACCGTTATATAAAGTTGTCCCTTTTTACATTGGATTACATAATCAAAAATCTTACGGCGTTTTCTTTGATAATACGTTCAGAACCTTTTTTGACTTTTGTCAGGAAAGAAGAAATGTGACTAGTTTTTGGGCAGAAGGAGGCGAAATGAATTACTATTTCATTTATGGCCCGCAAATGCAGGATGTAGTGACGACTTATACAGATTTGACCGGTAAGCCAGAATTACCACCACTTTGGGTCTTAGGATATCATCAATGTAAATGGAGTTATTATCCTGAAAGTAAAGTAAAAGAAGTCACTTCTAAATTTAGAGAATTAAAAATTCCGTGCGATGCCATTTACTTGGATATCGATTATATGGAAGGTTTTCGCTGTTTTACATGGAATAAAGAATATTTTCCAGATCCAAAAAAAATGGTCTCTGAATTAGCCGAAGATGGTTTTAAAACAATAGTTATCATTGACCCGGGAATTAAAATTGATAAAGATTACTGGGTTTATAAAGAAGCATTGGAAAAAGGTTATTTCTGTAAAAGAGCTGATGGTCCTTATATGAAAGGAAAAGTCTGGCCTGGAGAATGTAATTTCCCGGATTATACAAATCCCGTAGTAAGAGAATGGTGGGCTGGCTTATTTAAAGAGTTAATTTCAGACATTGGAGTAAAAGGTGTTTGGAATGATATGAATGAACCTGCAGTTATGGAGGTTCCAAATAAGACATTTCCAATGGATGTACGTCACGTTTACGACGGGAACCCTTGCAGCCACAGAAAGGCTCATAATATTTATGGAACCCAGATGGCCAGAGCCACTTATCATGGTGTTAAACGATTTGCTTACCCAAAGCGCCCTTTTGTAATAACAAGATCAGCTTATTCTGGTGCTCAACGTTATACATCGTCATGGACAGGTGATAATGTCGCAACTTGGGAACATTTATGGATTGCTAATATTCAGGTTCAGAGAATGTCTATTTCCGGAATGGGTTTTACCGGTTCTGATATTGGTGGTTTTGCAGAACAGCCAACAGGTGAATTATATGCACGTTGGATTCAGTTAGGAGTTTTTCATCCTTTTTGCAGAACACATTCTTCTGGAGATCATGGAAACCAGGAACCATGGGCGTTTGACGAAGAAGTAATCAATATTACCAGAAAATTTGTAAATCTTCGTTACCAATTGTTACCTTATTTGTATACCATGTTCTGGCAATATATAGAAGAAGGTGTGCCAATGCTTAAACCTTTGGTATATTATGATCAGGAAGATACGCAAACACATTATCGTAATGATGAATTCATTTTTGGGAATCAAATTTTAGTTTGTCCAATTCTTGAACCCAATGCTGTAGGTAGACGTATGTATATTCCTAGAGGTGAATGGTATAACTTTTGGACAAATGAGCTGTTTATTGGAGGGCGAGAAATTTGGATTGACACCAAATTTGATGAGATTCCGGTTTTTATAAAAGCGGGTGCTATTATTCCGAAATATCCGGTTCAGCAATATGTGGGCGAATTAGAATTTGATGAATTAACACTTGATGTATATTTCAAAAACGGTAAAGAAAAATCGGTCGTTTATGAGGATGCTCAGGATGGCTATGATTATAAAAAAGGACGTTACAGTTTTTTATCTTTTAGAACTATTGGAAAGGAAAAGGAATTGATTATTCAGCTTCATAAAGAAGGTAAATATGATACACCTTATTCTAAATATAAAATCAATCTAATTGGACTTCCTTTTAAAGTTACAGAAATTGAAATCGACAATGAAAAAGTCGAATTTGATATAATAAGTTTCGAGCAGAATAATTTTCTGATTATTGATAAAGAGTTTAATGAACTACATATTGTTGGCGAATAG
- a CDS encoding M48 family metallopeptidase, producing MKKHLIAGLFTAVLVYSCATNPITGKQSLNFVSNSELFPSSFQQYSQFLTENKVITGTADAKLVETVGFKIKLAAEKYLNYLGQSQYLKDYRWEYKLVDNKEVNAWCLPGGKIVVYSGILPVTQNEAGLATVMGHEVSHALANHGAQRMSAAQLQQIGGAALSAATSTKSAQTQEIFAQAYGIGSEVGVMLPFSRSNESEADKIGLTLMAIAGYNPDDAVAFWSRMSAKSGGSGTPEFMSTHPSDATRIANIKALIPEAKSIALKVGTIK from the coding sequence ATGAAAAAACATCTAATTGCAGGACTTTTTACAGCAGTTTTGGTTTACAGCTGTGCAACAAACCCTATAACAGGAAAACAGAGTTTAAATTTTGTTTCAAACAGTGAATTATTTCCTTCTTCATTTCAGCAATATAGTCAGTTTTTAACTGAAAATAAAGTAATTACAGGTACAGCAGATGCTAAACTTGTTGAAACGGTAGGATTTAAAATTAAACTGGCTGCCGAGAAATATTTAAACTACTTAGGACAATCACAATATTTGAAAGATTATCGTTGGGAATATAAATTGGTTGATAACAAGGAAGTTAATGCATGGTGTTTACCGGGAGGAAAAATTGTTGTTTATTCGGGTATTTTGCCTGTTACACAAAATGAAGCTGGTTTGGCAACAGTAATGGGGCACGAGGTTTCACACGCATTAGCAAATCACGGTGCACAAAGAATGTCTGCGGCACAATTGCAGCAAATTGGCGGAGCGGCTTTGAGTGCTGCAACCAGTACAAAATCGGCACAAACTCAGGAAATTTTTGCTCAGGCTTACGGAATTGGTTCTGAAGTTGGAGTTATGCTCCCTTTTAGCAGAAGTAATGAAAGTGAAGCGGATAAAATAGGTTTAACATTAATGGCTATTGCAGGTTACAATCCAGATGATGCTGTTGCTTTCTGGAGCAGAATGTCTGCAAAATCTGGAGGATCAGGAACTCCGGAGTTTATGAGTACGCACCCGTCAGATGCAACAAGGATTGCTAATATTAAAGCTTTAATTCCAGAAGCAAAATCAATTGCTCTAAAAGTAGGAACTATAAAATAA
- a CDS encoding MFS transporter, translating into MKNLQKGDKKLLNAWAFYDWANSVYTLTIASAVFPIFYEALFADRDHYIDVFGLHLKNSALISFITAAAFLVVSFISPLLSGIADYVGNKKSFMKFFCYLGALSCMGLYWFELTNIYVGLAFYFFGLLGYWGSLVFYNSYLPDIAFEEQQDRISAKGYSLGYIGSVILLIINLAMIMKPEWFRIEGTATIKASDIAMRYSFVMVGVWWILFSQYTYYYLPKGSKETGEKLTRSVVFNGFKELKKVWGLLQENIPLKRYLGGFFVSSMAVQTVMLVATYFGAQEIQWSSKEESTIGLIICILIIQLVAVVGAVVTSRASAKFGNIPTLIVINAIWAVFCALAYFITLPMHFYVMATVAGFVMGGIQALSRSTYSKLLPETSDTASFFSFYDVAEKIGIVIGMCVYGIIDQITGSPRAAIVILGIFFVTSIFLLRRVHKKEAL; encoded by the coding sequence ATGAAAAACCTACAAAAAGGAGATAAGAAGCTTTTAAATGCCTGGGCATTTTATGATTGGGCCAATTCTGTTTATACCCTTACAATTGCTTCGGCAGTATTTCCAATTTTTTATGAAGCTTTATTTGCAGATAGAGATCACTATATTGATGTTTTTGGACTTCATTTAAAAAACTCTGCATTAATTAGTTTTATTACTGCAGCGGCTTTTTTAGTAGTTTCCTTTATTTCTCCATTATTATCTGGAATTGCTGATTATGTAGGGAATAAAAAATCTTTCATGAAATTTTTCTGTTATTTGGGTGCCTTATCATGCATGGGATTATATTGGTTCGAATTAACTAATATTTATGTTGGACTGGCATTTTACTTTTTTGGATTATTGGGATATTGGGGAAGTTTAGTTTTCTATAATTCTTATTTGCCTGATATTGCTTTTGAAGAACAGCAAGACAGAATTAGTGCTAAAGGATATTCTTTGGGATATATAGGAAGTGTTATTTTGTTGATTATCAATTTAGCAATGATTATGAAACCTGAATGGTTTAGAATCGAAGGCACTGCTACTATAAAGGCTTCAGATATTGCAATGCGTTATTCTTTTGTAATGGTGGGAGTGTGGTGGATATTATTCAGTCAGTATACTTATTACTACTTGCCAAAAGGAAGCAAAGAAACGGGTGAAAAACTAACAAGGTCTGTTGTATTTAATGGCTTCAAAGAGTTAAAAAAGGTTTGGGGATTATTACAGGAGAATATTCCTTTAAAACGTTACTTAGGAGGTTTCTTTGTTTCGAGTATGGCGGTACAGACAGTAATGTTGGTAGCAACTTATTTTGGAGCACAAGAAATTCAATGGTCTTCTAAAGAAGAAAGTACAATTGGGTTGATTATATGTATTTTAATTATCCAATTAGTAGCGGTAGTTGGCGCGGTAGTTACTTCCAGAGCATCAGCAAAATTTGGAAATATTCCAACTTTAATAGTTATAAATGCAATTTGGGCAGTATTCTGTGCGCTAGCTTACTTTATTACGTTACCAATGCATTTTTACGTTATGGCAACTGTTGCCGGTTTTGTAATGGGAGGAATTCAGGCATTGTCACGCTCGACATATTCAAAATTATTACCTGAAACAAGTGATACGGCTTCATTCTTTAGTTTTTATGATGTTGCCGAGAAGATCGGAATTGTAATAGGAATGTGCGTTTACGGAATCATTGATCAAATTACAGGAAGTCCGCGTGCAGCGATTGTAATTTTGGGAATTTTCTTCGTCACATCGATTTTTCTTTTAAGAAGAGTTCATAAAAAAGAGGCACTTTAA
- a CDS encoding serine hydrolase, translated as MRRIIFIFLLMLSCALSFAQTTKNTKKPTEQTITLNNLKNSTYEVMKKYNLKGLSVAVFENYQIIWTNQWGIKASDSDEKIDPNTAFSTASISKPITAIVCAILEEKGLINLDDPIQKYLKRWKLPESNFTKNTPVTWKQLLSHTAGTSQGGFEDYYTGDSIPTIVESLQGKLLPRSKKPIEFLFKPGTNWEYSGGGYVIVQCALEDYFQKPLAQIVKEILLDPLQLQNSTMIQPNENGFLTNVAKVHNNKGQIIRTGIPITPQVAPSGLWSTPTDLALIAIEMQKALLGKGNKIISQAVAKKVTDIVTLNGARGWSYGWQRSIGFGNLEWFSHDGSNTGTGGELLATMENGNGIAVLANGDKPNRLPVMAYLEKEIITKLHWSKSIHSTSSKQIPSNLKEAIKGYYTEILYGYDRLGTSQIVEENSILFLNSPVLKENYDSEKNEMHYIGNNSFKIDNYPNIIQFNLDKNQLESITILRPGYTDKKLELPLDEIKTTQSQLIEIFSENNFQTSLSKFQKLKLKYPEYNFEENLNNLGYQFLNKKQTAISVQIFTLNCSEYPQSANAYDSLGEIYEAMGKLDLAKQNYQKSLDLNPKNENAKEMISKIDTILKSK; from the coding sequence ATGAGACGGATAATTTTTATTTTCCTTCTGATGCTTTCTTGTGCCCTGTCTTTTGCTCAAACAACAAAAAACACCAAGAAACCAACAGAACAAACTATTACTTTAAATAATCTGAAAAACAGCACTTATGAAGTAATGAAAAAGTATAATTTAAAAGGATTAAGCGTTGCTGTATTTGAAAATTATCAAATAATCTGGACTAATCAATGGGGAATAAAAGCTTCTGATTCTGATGAAAAAATTGACCCAAACACAGCATTTTCTACAGCTTCGATTTCAAAACCAATAACAGCAATTGTTTGTGCCATTTTAGAAGAAAAAGGACTAATCAATTTAGATGATCCTATTCAAAAATATCTCAAAAGATGGAAACTTCCGGAAAGTAACTTTACAAAAAATACCCCTGTAACCTGGAAACAGCTTTTATCTCATACCGCAGGAACAAGTCAGGGTGGTTTTGAAGATTATTATACAGGCGATTCTATTCCGACAATTGTAGAAAGCTTACAGGGAAAATTACTTCCGCGATCCAAAAAGCCAATTGAGTTTCTTTTTAAACCGGGAACAAACTGGGAATATAGTGGTGGTGGTTACGTAATTGTTCAATGTGCGCTTGAAGATTATTTTCAGAAACCACTGGCTCAGATTGTCAAAGAAATACTCCTGGATCCGCTACAGTTACAAAACTCAACGATGATACAGCCTAATGAAAATGGATTTCTAACCAATGTTGCCAAAGTACATAACAATAAAGGTCAAATTATAAGAACCGGAATTCCGATAACGCCTCAAGTTGCACCATCAGGTTTATGGTCTACTCCTACTGATTTAGCTTTAATCGCTATAGAAATGCAAAAAGCTTTACTCGGAAAAGGTAATAAAATCATTTCTCAGGCTGTTGCTAAAAAAGTTACTGATATTGTTACACTAAATGGTGCACGTGGCTGGAGTTATGGCTGGCAAAGAAGTATTGGCTTTGGGAATTTGGAATGGTTTTCTCACGATGGCTCAAATACCGGAACTGGTGGCGAATTACTGGCAACAATGGAAAATGGCAACGGAATTGCAGTTTTAGCAAATGGTGATAAACCAAATCGTTTGCCTGTGATGGCTTATCTCGAAAAAGAAATCATCACCAAGCTTCATTGGAGCAAATCTATTCATTCGACTTCTTCAAAACAAATTCCATCAAACTTAAAAGAAGCTATTAAAGGGTATTACACTGAAATTCTTTACGGATATGATCGATTAGGAACCTCTCAAATAGTAGAAGAGAATTCTATTCTATTTCTGAATTCACCCGTTTTGAAAGAAAATTATGATTCTGAAAAAAACGAAATGCATTACATAGGAAACAATTCTTTTAAAATTGATAACTATCCGAATATCATTCAGTTTAATTTAGATAAAAATCAACTAGAATCCATAACGATTTTGCGACCAGGCTATACTGATAAGAAACTAGAATTACCTTTAGATGAAATTAAAACCACACAATCTCAGTTAATTGAAATTTTTAGCGAAAATAATTTTCAAACTTCCCTGTCAAAATTTCAAAAACTAAAGCTGAAATATCCTGAATATAATTTTGAAGAGAATCTGAATAATTTAGGTTATCAATTTTTAAATAAGAAACAAACTGCTATTTCTGTTCAAATTTTCACTCTCAATTGTTCTGAATATCCCCAATCAGCAAATGCATATGATAGTTTGGGAGAGATTTACGAAGCGATGGGAAAATTAGATCTGGCCAAACAAAACTATCAAAAGTCATTAGATCTAAATCCGAAAAATGAAAATGCAAAAGAAATGATTTCAAAAATCGATACAATACTTAAATCAAAATAA
- a CDS encoding head GIN domain-containing protein: MKKLTQLAVFGAFLLSYSANAQMEKIKGNGKVVTETRTTSDYDVIKATGSYDIDLVAGKEGKITITGEQNILAAIIVEVQDNVLKIHNKKNTNISSSMGKKVQITIPFEKISELSLSGSGDITTKNPIKTDTFTARLSGSGNIDLAVDSNTFEFNLSGSGDVKLKGSSDSLVIKLSGSGDIEADGLKSKNANVSVSGSGDVSVNCNESLTARVSGSGDIKYTGNAEKRDVKVSGSGSISKA; encoded by the coding sequence ATGAAAAAATTAACTCAACTAGCAGTCTTTGGTGCATTTTTATTAAGCTATTCGGCTAATGCCCAAATGGAGAAAATAAAAGGTAACGGGAAGGTTGTAACCGAAACAAGAACAACATCTGATTATGATGTAATAAAAGCTACCGGCTCTTATGATATAGATTTAGTAGCTGGTAAAGAAGGTAAAATTACGATTACCGGAGAACAAAATATTTTGGCTGCCATTATCGTAGAAGTTCAGGACAATGTTCTAAAAATTCATAACAAGAAAAACACCAATATAAGTTCTAGTATGGGCAAAAAGGTACAGATTACAATTCCGTTTGAAAAAATATCCGAGTTAAGTTTGTCTGGCTCAGGAGATATTACAACTAAAAATCCGATCAAGACCGATACTTTTACAGCAAGACTATCAGGTTCAGGAAATATAGATTTAGCTGTTGATTCCAATACATTTGAGTTTAATCTGAGTGGTTCGGGAGATGTTAAACTAAAAGGAAGTTCAGATAGTCTGGTAATAAAACTTTCCGGATCCGGAGATATTGAAGCTGACGGTTTAAAATCTAAAAATGCTAATGTCAGTGTTTCAGGTTCAGGAGATGTTAGTGTAAACTGTAATGAAAGTCTAACAGCAAGAGTTTCTGGTTCGGGAGATATTAAATATACCGGAAATGCAGAAAAACGTGATGTAAAAGTTTCCGGATCAGGAAGCATTTCAAAAGCATAA
- a CDS encoding anti-sigma factor, whose protein sequence is MKTEKDNLDQLFNKFENQWDIQEMHTDHQADFLKKLNAKQPKKKKYWFVTAIAASIVLMLGISVFYKNEKPKEFKFASKETQRTDSIFNILIDNELVKLKEKSSPENEQIINDALKQMKVFDADYQKIITELQKNGENKQIIYAMISNLQTRISFLQTVLKRIEENENLKNTANEETM, encoded by the coding sequence ATGAAAACGGAAAAAGACAATTTAGATCAGTTATTTAACAAATTTGAAAATCAATGGGATATTCAGGAAATGCATACTGATCATCAGGCAGATTTTTTAAAGAAATTAAACGCAAAACAACCAAAGAAAAAGAAATACTGGTTTGTAACCGCTATTGCGGCTTCTATCGTCTTAATGTTAGGAATATCTGTTTTTTACAAAAATGAAAAACCAAAAGAATTCAAATTTGCCTCTAAAGAAACGCAGCGTACAGATTCTATTTTTAACATCCTTATCGATAATGAACTCGTTAAACTAAAAGAGAAAAGCTCTCCTGAAAATGAGCAAATTATTAATGATGCATTAAAACAAATGAAAGTTTTTGATGCTGATTACCAGAAAATCATTACCGAATTGCAAAAGAACGGCGAAAACAAACAAATTATTTATGCCATGATCAGCAATCTGCAAACAAGGATATCATTTTTGCAGACTGTTTTGAAAAGAATTGAAGAAAACGAAAATTTAAAAAATACAGCAAATGAAGAAACAATGTAA